A stretch of the Arachis stenosperma cultivar V10309 chromosome 6, arast.V10309.gnm1.PFL2, whole genome shotgun sequence genome encodes the following:
- the LOC130933874 gene encoding uncharacterized protein LOC130933874, which produces MNERAITVLIRNLSCEVLSSQMSITTLRPSCDLFSDERVYRSSRIIYLGCIPVAAAVTDIDKSWISKSRVGAEYRDGLTRFLDFAFANASSDGMIRCPCPKCGFRLLQNREDAFDHLVINPFPSTYTFWIHHGERREVEPSSDRQEDQSDQHLNAPMLDMVHDAFNFSGLHGPEEDSENEPDDGPMDELPNLYNEPSRETRNFHDLLEDGEQELYPGCTKFSKLSFLVRLYHIKSMCGVSDKTFGMILELLADAFEHARIPSTVHDAKKVIRKLGLEYKKIDACPNDCMLYQGNDQELTKCKQCGTSRWKHKTKKNSRVRIKTVVKKNGKPQAAKILRYFPLIPRLQRLYMSSKTAVDMLWHKRSPNSDGMYRHPRDAEAWKSFDVRYPDFSRDPRSVRLALASDGFNPFGNMSSKYSIWPVVLIPYNMPPWICMKPTSFILSMVIAGPKMPGNDIDVYLEPLINELKQLWRGVETYDAVEKKTFKMQAALMWTISDFPGLGNLSGWNTYGGRACPACNLDAETNRLTHSQKWCFMGHRRFLNHEHKYRKDRYSFDGKLEDRGPPIRVSGRDILGQLEGVHVQFGKVQSVTGKRTGGQQTPIQDETPWKKKSIFFELPYWENNELRHNLDVMHIEKNVCDNIVFTIMNEKGKSKDHIKARRDLQSMGIKHDLWPREDGKYPSAIFTMTNQQKELFLRTIKNVVFPDGYASNISRCVDLRQRKLSGLKSHDCHILMEYLLPIALRNALPLQVSSVLADLSSFFRRLCSKSIDPQQLPLLQSHVVHTLCRMETIFPPSFFTVMVHLTVHLVEEVRLGGPVHYRWMYPIERYLCRLKQYVRNRSQPEGSIAEGYLSEEILVFCSRYLDNVESRINRPSRVDDRPREVMPDESATMFPEVGKAVGAASFYTLTPAEKLQAHRHVTLESSMHPNELQWLACGPNVQVSRYTSYNVNGFKFRTLSREEGLKTQNSGVYVTSDTRSYASKRDSNVAVGSVSYYGKLMDIIELNYSGQFTVVLFRCIWANTTSGRDDEPYILASEARLVYYVEDDADNEWSVVIHVNPRDMFEMGEDIGQCNFELSPQPILTGLADFDIESLSLRRDTDLEEPTTDAIDNCDEAAYI; this is translated from the exons atgaatgaaagaGCAATTACAGTTTTGATAAGGAACTTGTCATGTGAAGTTCTGTCATCCCAAATGAGCATAACAACTCTAAGACCATCTTGTGATTT GTTCTCTGACGAGCGGGTATATCGGAGCTCTAGAATAATTTACTTGGGGTGTATTCCTGTAGCTGCAGCTGTGACAG ATATCGATAAGAGCTGGATTTCAAAGTCACGGGTTGGTGCAGAATATAGGGACGGTTTGACCAGATTCTTAGATTTTGCATTTGCCAATGCATCATCTGATGGGATGATACGTTGTCCATGTCCGAAGTGTGGTTTCCGCCTTTTACAAAATAGAGAGGATGCGTTCGATCACTTGGTGATCAACCCTTTCCCGTCTACTTACACATTTTGGATCCATCACGGTGAGAGACGCGAGGTCGAGCCCTCTTCTGACCGACAAGAAGATCAATCTGATCAACATTTGAACGCTCCGATGCTTGATATGGTCCACGATGCATTCAACTTTTCAGGACTTCATGGTCCCGAAGAAGACTCGGAGAATGAACCGGACGACGGCCCTATGGATGAGTTGCCTAACTTATACAATGAACCTAGTCGAGAGACCCGCAACTTTCACGACCTACTCGAAGACGGGGAGCAGGAGTTATACCCAGGATGTACAAAGTTCTCTAAGTTGTCTTTCTTGGTGAGGCTCTATCACATTAAGTCCATGTGCGGAGTGAGCGATAAGACCTTCGGAATGATATTGGAGTTGCTCGCGGACGCGTTTGAGCATGCCCGAATTCCATCCACTGTGCACGATGCCAAAAAAGTCATAAGAAAACTCGGTCTCGAGTACAAGAAGATAGATGCATGTCCAAATGACTGCATGCTATACCAGGGCAACGATCAAGAGCTGACCAAATGCAAGCAGTGTGGGACATCGAGATGGAAGCATAAGACTAAGAAGAACTCTAGGGTGAGGATCAAGACGGTTGTCAAGAAGAACGGCAAACCACAAGCGGCGAAGATTCTTCGTTACTTCCCCCTTATTCCACGATTGCAGAGGTTATATATGTCTAGTAAGACAGCCGTTGACATGCTGTGGCATAAGAGAAGTCCCAACTCTGATGGTATGTATAGGCATCCAAGGGACGCCGAGGCATGGAAGTCATTTGACGTACGATATCCCGACTTCTCTCGTGATCCGCGTAGTGTTCGCCTAGCATTAGCTAGCGATGGCTTTAACCCTTTTGGGAACATGAGCTCGAAGTACTCAATTTGGCCAGTGGTTCTTATCCCGTATAACATGCCGCCTTGGATTTGCATGAAACCCACTTCGTTCATCCTCTCTATGGTTATTGCTGGTCCTAAAATGCCTGGAAATGACATAGACGTGTACCTAGAGCCGTTGATCAACGAGTTGAAGCAATTATGGAGGGGTGTTGAAACTTATGATGCAGTCGAGAAAAAAACCTTCAAGATGCAAGCTGCGTTGATGTGGACAATCAGTGATTTTCCAGGGTTGGGGAACTTATCTGGGTGGAACACGTACGGTGGGAGAGCTTGTCCTGCGTGCAATTTGGATGCTGAAACTAACCGCCTTACACACAGCCAGAAATGGTGTTTCATGGGTCATCGTCGCTTTCTCAATCATGAACACAAATACAGAAAAGACCGGTACTCCTTTGATGGAAAGTTAGAGGATAGAGGTCCGCCGATTAGAGTCTCTGGTAGAGACATTCTCGGGCAGTTAGAGGGTGTGCATGTCCAATTTGGCAAGGTGCAATCGGTTACCGGGAAAAGGACAGGCGGACAGCAAACTCCCATACAAGACGAGACTccttggaagaagaagagtATATTCTTTGAGCTGCCATATTGGGAGAACAATGAATTGCGTCACAACCTTGATGTCATGCACATAGAGAAGAATGTCTGCGACAACATTGTATTCACCATAATGAACGAGAAAGGTAAGTCTAAAGACCACATTAAAGCTCGAAGAGACCTCCAGTCGATGGGAATCAAGCATGATTTGTGGCCACGGGAAGATGGAAAGTACCCATCTGCCATCTTTACCATGACCAATCAACAGAAGGAGCTCTTTCTACGGACTATCAAGAACGTAGTCTTTCCAGATGGATACGCTAGCAACATTTCCCGCTGCGTGGATTTACGACAGCGCAAGTTGTCGGGGCTGAAAAGCCACGACTGTCACATTCTAATGGAATATCTACTTCCAATCGCGTTAAGGAATGCATTGCCTCTCCAAGTGTCTTCTGTCCTGGCGGATTTGTCATCCTTTTTTCGTCGATTATGCAGCAAATCCATAGACCCTCAACAACTTCCTCTCCTTCAGAGTCACGTGGTACATACTCTGTGTCGTATGGAGACGATTTTCCCTCCTTCTTTCTTCACAGTGATGGTTCACTTAACAGTGCATCTGGTCGAGGAGGTGCGTCTCGGTGGCCCAGTGCATTATCGGTGGATGTACCCAATTGAACG GTACCTATGCCGTCTCAAGCAGTACGTGCGTAACAGATCACAACCAGAGGGCTCAATTGCAGAGGGATACTTATCCGAAGAGATTCTCGTATTCTGTTCAAGGTACTTAGATAATGTTGAGAGTAGGATTAATCGACCATCCCGTGTTGACGATCGACCGCGTGAAGTCATGCCTGATGAGAGTGCAACCATGTTCCCAGAGGTTGGAAAGGCGGTCGGGGCTGCTTCTTTTTACACCCTCACACCAGCTGAAAAATTACAAGCTCACCGTCAC GTTACATTGGAAAGCAGCATGCACCCAAACGAATTGCAGTGGCTTGCATGTGGGCCCAATGTTCAAGTTAGCCGCTATACATCCTACAATGTAAATGGATTTAAGTTCAGAACCCTATCGAGAGAGGAAGGGTTGAAAACCCAAAATAGTGGGGTGTATGTCACTTCTGACACTAGGAGTTACGCAAGCAAGCGCGATAGTAATGTTGCCGTTGGTAGCGTCTCGTATTACGGAAAACTGATGGACATCATTGAGCTAAATTACAGTGGTCAATTCACAGTCGTCTTGTTTAGATGTATCTGGGCAAACACCACATCTGGCAGAG atgatgaaccTTATATTCTTGCATCCGAGGCTCGCCTAGTGTACTATGTTGAGGATGACGCTGATAACGAA
- the LOC130933873 gene encoding protein MAIN-LIKE 1-like: MRRQQGMRLDDRYVPYLQMAGLYHLARLNDRWFRLDKALVSAFVERWRPETHTFHMPFGECTITLQDVAYQLGLLVDGRYVSGCLSEFHIYIEGGRPAWVWFQELLGVIPPPSQVQKYAVNCSWFQETFGECPEDADDETVRRYARAYIMMLLGTQLFADKSGNRIHIRWLPYVARLEELGTYSWGSAALAWLYRCMCRVANRHVVKLASPLQLLQSWIFWRFPRFRPAGYEELSWPLASRWSGYNPSGSEKGPRVQMWRLRIDRLHVAPPAQPAPSDDGDDIEDEEPFIRRGQRARVARRCGTGSHLFR, translated from the exons ATGCGGCGGCAGCAGGGCATGCGACTTGATGACAGATACGTTCCGTACTTGCAGATGGCAGGTCTATACCATCTTGCAAGGCTGAACGACCGATGGTTCCGGCTAGACAAGGCCCTTGTCAGTGCATTCGTAGAGCGATGGCGTCCCGAGACGCACACGTTCCATATGCCGTTCGGAGAGTGCACCATCACACTCCAGGACGTGGCATACCAGCTGGGTTTGCTAGTGGACGGCCGTTACGTGAGCGGGTGCTTGTCAGAGTTCCATATATACATCGAGGGTGGCCGTCCAGCCTGGGTCTGGTTCCAGGAGTTGCTCGGAGTTATACCTCCTCCCAGCCAGGTTCAGAAGTACGCAGTGAACTGCAGCTGGTTTCAGGAGACTTTCGGGGAGTGCCCTGAGGATGCAGATGATGAGACTGTGCGCCGATATGCCCGTGCGTACATCATGATGTTGTTGGGCACGCAGCTATTTGCGGACAAGTCAGGGAACCGGATTCACATCAGATGGCTTCCGTACGTAGCGAGGTTGGAGGAGCTGGGTACCTACAGCTGGGGTTCTGCCGCACTGGCTTGGTTGTACCGGTGCATGTGCCGAGTGGCGAACAGACATGTCGTCAAGTTAGCGAGCCCGCTTCAGCTACTTCAGTCTTGGATCTTTTGGCGCTTTCCTCGGTTTAGGCCTGCAGGATATGAGGAGTTGAGCTGGCCATTGGCCTCGAG ATGGTCAGGTTACAACCCTTCCGGGAGCGAGAAGGGTCCTAGAGTGCAGATGTGGAGGCTCAGGATAGACCG CCTGCATGTTGCGCCACCAGCACAGCCTGCCCCATCGGATGATGGGGATGACATCGAGGATGAGGAGCCGTTTATCCGCCGAGGTCAGAGGGCACGGGTAGCCCGTCGCTGTGGTACTGGGTCGCATCTGTTTAGATGA